A window of Methanomassiliicoccus luminyensis B10 contains these coding sequences:
- a CDS encoding protein translocase SEC61 complex subunit gamma has protein sequence MDVVEKSWEVQKDIEERVKKIGKGKYGRVIKMARRPSTEEYVKIIQITALGLVAIGGLGFLIYWLMTYLPGYFT, from the coding sequence ATGGACGTTGTTGAGAAGTCCTGGGAAGTCCAAAAGGACATCGAGGAGCGGGTAAAGAAGATCGGCAAGGGCAAGTACGGCCGCGTCATCAAGATGGCGCGCCGCCCTTCCACCGAGGAGTACGTCAAGATCATCCAGATCACCGCGCTGGGCCTGGTGGCCATCGGCGGCCTGGGGTTCCTCATCTATTGGCTGATGACGTACCTTCCAGGATACTTCACCTAA
- a CDS encoding transcription elongation factor Spt5, which translates to MLAFIGKGSEAKVPASSMTSWSFQLKGKEASKKKVRMKVSLDLQPADAAEWSIRLFDAAGGSLFDNHSSQSTPEFEFYLEGSKAKELKLEAHAPIGAAYQDKILIGLEACLVEAPSECDRLAFSAEARQSILALKTSIGHEKDVADGIASRAKAGKSDIAAILAPTNLRGYVLIEGMNTDKLREAVKGVRKAHSFVEGEMNFSEIDHYLAPKPLVSGIMEGDVVELVAGPFKGEKARVQQIDEAKEEITVELFEAMVPIPVTVRGDHVRVLEKER; encoded by the coding sequence ATGCTTGCGTTCATCGGAAAGGGCTCCGAGGCCAAGGTCCCCGCGTCCAGCATGACCAGCTGGAGCTTTCAGCTGAAGGGGAAGGAGGCGAGCAAGAAGAAGGTCAGGATGAAGGTCTCCCTCGACCTCCAGCCCGCCGACGCCGCGGAGTGGAGCATCCGCCTCTTCGACGCCGCGGGGGGCTCGCTGTTCGACAATCACAGCTCCCAGTCCACCCCCGAGTTCGAGTTCTACCTGGAGGGTTCCAAGGCCAAGGAGCTGAAGCTGGAGGCCCACGCCCCCATCGGAGCGGCCTACCAGGACAAGATCCTCATAGGCCTGGAGGCCTGCCTGGTGGAGGCGCCGTCGGAGTGCGACCGCCTCGCCTTCTCGGCAGAGGCCAGGCAGTCAATCCTCGCGCTCAAGACCTCCATCGGTCATGAGAAGGACGTCGCCGACGGCATCGCCAGCCGCGCCAAGGCCGGGAAGTCGGACATCGCCGCCATCCTGGCCCCCACCAACCTCAGGGGCTACGTGCTCATCGAGGGCATGAACACCGACAAGCTGAGGGAGGCGGTGAAGGGCGTCCGCAAGGCACACAGTTTCGTTGAGGGAGAGATGAACTTCTCCGAGATAGACCATTACCTCGCCCCCAAGCCCCTCGTGTCGGGCATCATGGAAGGCGACGTGGTCGAGCTCGTGGCGGGACCGTTCAAGGGCGAGAAGGCCCGGGTCCAGCAGATAGACGAGGCCAAGGAGGAGATCACCGTGGAGCTGTTCGAAGCGATGGTTCCCATCCCGGTAACGGTCAGAGGAGATCACGTAAGGGTTCTCGAGAAAGAAAGGTGA